One window of the Rufibacter radiotolerans genome contains the following:
- the accD gene encoding acetyl-CoA carboxylase, carboxyltransferase subunit beta, producing MAWFKRVEKGIVTPTEHKKETPDGLWHKCPECKTVISTAEHRQQLFTCAKCNHHDRINSQEYFEVLFDGNEFEELDENLSSSDPLNFVDTKAYPDRIVATQRKTHLKDAVRTAHGKINGLDLVVACMDFNFIGGSMGSVVGEKISRAIDYARTHRIPFLMISKSGGARMMEAGYSLMQMAKTSAKLALLSEEAIPYISLLTDPTTGGVTASFAMLGDFNISEPGALIGFAGPRVIKETIGKDLPKGFQSAEFVLEHGFLDFIVHRKELKERLTNLITMLQAENQPKASARKTAAK from the coding sequence ATGGCTTGGTTTAAAAGAGTAGAAAAAGGGATTGTCACCCCTACGGAGCATAAAAAAGAAACCCCGGACGGCCTTTGGCACAAGTGCCCGGAGTGCAAGACTGTGATCAGCACTGCCGAGCACCGGCAGCAGCTTTTCACCTGCGCCAAGTGCAACCATCATGACCGCATCAACTCCCAGGAGTACTTTGAGGTGCTGTTTGACGGGAATGAATTTGAAGAGCTGGATGAAAACCTGAGCTCGTCAGACCCGCTTAACTTCGTAGATACCAAAGCGTACCCAGACCGTATCGTGGCCACTCAGCGCAAGACCCACCTGAAAGACGCGGTACGCACGGCCCATGGCAAGATCAACGGGTTAGACCTGGTGGTGGCCTGTATGGACTTCAATTTCATAGGCGGTTCCATGGGCTCTGTGGTAGGGGAGAAGATTTCCCGGGCCATAGATTATGCCCGTACCCACAGAATTCCGTTTCTGATGATCTCTAAGTCTGGCGGGGCGCGTATGATGGAAGCCGGCTATTCTCTTATGCAGATGGCCAAGACCTCTGCCAAACTGGCCCTTTTGTCAGAAGAAGCTATCCCGTACATTTCCTTGCTTACAGACCCTACCACCGGTGGCGTGACGGCCTCGTTTGCCATGCTAGGCGACTTTAATATTTCTGAGCCGGGTGCCCTCATCGGCTTTGCCGGCCCGAGGGTGATCAAAGAAACCATTGGCAAAGACCTTCCTAAAGGCTTCCAGAGCGCAGAATTTGTGTTAGAGCACGGTTTCCTTGACTTTATAGTGCATCGCAAAGAGCTTAAAGAGCGCCTCACAAATTTAATTACCATGTTACAGGCTGAGAATCAGCCTAAAGCATCTGCCAGAAAAACAGCGGCAAAATAA
- a CDS encoding TonB-dependent receptor — protein MNFLLLPHMNRIFFLLGFLFALSCLVATAQSTGRITGLVRDKNTQEPIIGATVSLEETTIAVATDVQGRYRLENVPTGSYNIKATYLGFEPVLRYNVPVTSGNALTLNLELTPSQTRLQEVNITLDRSIRAASIETPLSIQSLSSEEIKSNPGGNFDISRVIQTLPGVAGAGSTGAGFRNDIVIRGGGPGENVFFLDGIEIPVINHFSTQGSSGGPQGILNVSFIEDVTLSTSAFDARYDNALSSVFQFKQRDGNPDRLQGNVRLSATELAGTLEGPLAPKTTFLASARRSYLQLLFKAIDLPIRPNYWDFQYKVTHQLDAKTTITALGIGAIDEFSFAVPKETSPEKEYALRSNPLINQWNYTVGASLKRSLENGFVQVSLSRNVFENRLDRFEDAQYVDETRRVLKARSQEKENKLRLDVNKFVGGWKFSYGAIGQYVGYSNNFFSQIRQEVRDQNGNVVQPRVVLDFDTDLTFFRYGLYGQTSRSFWQDKLSLSLGVRTDMNSFTTNGNNPLETLSPRLSASYSLAERWKLNGSIGTYYRLPIYTVLGYKDAAGNYANQNSDYLKATHYVAGVEFLPTIANRLTVEGFYKRYANYPVSVRDGVSLANQGIEFGAIGNEAVAPVGKGRAYGAEFFFQQKLTRGLYGLFSYTLVRSEFTGLNQDKYIASAWDNRHLVSALVGWQFGKNWELGGKYRFAGGSPYTPFDLEASQQNYASLGTGLLDYDRLNTQRLRSFQQLDVRLDKKWNYKRTTLDVYLDIQNLFRFKGPSLPQYTFQRNADNTGFATTDGQPLQPNGSNAIPLILDEDDVTFLPSFGFVFEF, from the coding sequence ATGAACTTCCTCCTTTTGCCTCACATGAACCGCATCTTCTTTCTTTTAGGCTTTCTTTTCGCCCTTTCTTGCCTAGTAGCCACCGCCCAGAGCACCGGCCGGATCACAGGCCTGGTGCGAGATAAAAATACCCAGGAACCTATTATTGGCGCCACCGTGAGCCTGGAGGAAACCACCATTGCCGTGGCCACCGACGTGCAGGGCCGCTACCGCCTGGAAAACGTGCCCACGGGCAGTTATAATATCAAGGCCACCTACCTGGGGTTTGAACCCGTGCTCCGGTACAATGTGCCGGTGACCTCAGGCAACGCCCTCACGCTTAACCTGGAGCTTACCCCCAGCCAAACCCGCCTGCAGGAAGTGAACATTACCCTGGACCGCTCGATCAGGGCGGCCTCCATTGAAACCCCCTTGTCTATCCAGAGTTTGAGCAGTGAGGAGATCAAGAGCAACCCAGGGGGCAACTTTGATATTTCCAGGGTGATCCAGACGCTGCCCGGTGTGGCCGGGGCGGGAAGCACTGGCGCTGGCTTCCGGAACGATATTGTGATCAGGGGCGGCGGGCCCGGCGAGAACGTCTTTTTCCTGGATGGCATAGAGATACCCGTCATCAACCACTTTTCCACGCAGGGCAGCAGTGGCGGTCCGCAGGGCATCTTGAACGTGTCTTTTATTGAGGACGTGACCCTGAGCACCAGCGCCTTTGATGCCCGCTATGACAACGCCCTCTCCAGCGTGTTCCAGTTCAAGCAGCGCGACGGCAACCCCGACCGCCTGCAGGGCAACGTGCGCCTGAGCGCCACCGAACTGGCAGGTACCCTGGAAGGTCCGCTCGCGCCCAAGACTACTTTCCTGGCCTCGGCTAGAAGGTCTTATCTGCAGTTGCTCTTCAAAGCCATTGACTTGCCCATCAGGCCCAACTACTGGGATTTCCAATACAAGGTCACGCACCAGCTGGACGCTAAAACCACTATCACCGCGCTGGGCATTGGCGCCATTGATGAATTCAGTTTTGCCGTGCCCAAGGAAACCTCGCCGGAGAAAGAATACGCGCTGCGGTCTAACCCGCTCATTAACCAGTGGAACTACACGGTAGGGGCCAGCCTGAAACGCTCTCTGGAGAACGGGTTTGTGCAGGTGTCTTTGAGTAGAAACGTGTTTGAGAACCGCCTGGACCGCTTTGAAGACGCGCAGTACGTCGATGAAACCCGGCGGGTGCTCAAGGCGCGGTCGCAGGAAAAGGAAAACAAGCTGCGCCTGGACGTGAACAAGTTTGTAGGCGGCTGGAAGTTCTCTTACGGGGCCATTGGCCAGTACGTGGGCTACAGCAACAACTTCTTCAGCCAGATACGGCAGGAGGTGCGCGACCAAAACGGCAATGTGGTGCAGCCCCGCGTGGTGCTGGATTTTGATACCGATCTCACTTTCTTCCGATATGGCCTGTACGGGCAAACCTCCAGAAGCTTCTGGCAAGACAAACTAAGCCTTTCTTTAGGCGTGCGCACGGATATGAACTCGTTCACCACTAACGGCAACAACCCGCTGGAGACGCTGTCGCCCAGACTATCTGCTTCTTATTCTCTGGCCGAACGCTGGAAACTGAACGGCTCCATTGGTACGTATTACCGCCTGCCCATTTACACGGTATTAGGCTACAAAGACGCCGCGGGAAATTACGCCAATCAGAACAGCGACTACCTGAAAGCCACCCATTACGTGGCGGGCGTGGAGTTTCTGCCCACCATTGCCAACCGCCTCACCGTGGAAGGTTTCTACAAGCGCTACGCCAACTACCCGGTCTCAGTGCGCGACGGCGTTTCCCTGGCTAACCAGGGCATTGAGTTCGGGGCGATAGGCAATGAGGCCGTGGCCCCCGTGGGCAAAGGCCGGGCGTACGGTGCCGAATTCTTTTTCCAGCAGAAACTCACCCGCGGTTTGTACGGGCTGTTCTCCTACACCCTGGTGCGCAGCGAATTTACGGGCCTGAACCAGGACAAGTATATCGCCTCAGCGTGGGATAACCGGCATTTAGTTTCTGCGTTGGTGGGCTGGCAGTTTGGCAAGAACTGGGAGTTGGGCGGCAAATACCGGTTCGCCGGCGGCTCTCCCTACACCCCGTTTGACCTGGAAGCCTCGCAACAGAACTATGCCTCGCTGGGCACGGGCCTGCTGGACTATGACCGCCTGAACACCCAACGCCTGCGCTCGTTCCAGCAACTGGACGTGCGCCTGGACAAGAAGTGGAACTACAAACGCACCACCCTGGACGTGTACCTGGACATTCAGAACCTCTTCCGGTTCAAAGGCCCATCCCTGCCCCAGTACACCTTCCAGCGCAACGCAGACAACACCGGCTTCGCCACCACAGACGGCCAACCCCTGCAACCCAATGGCTCCAACGCCATCCCGCTTATCCTGGACGAGGATGACGTGACCTTCCTGCCCAGCTTCGGGTTTGTGTTCGAGTTTTAA
- a CDS encoding OmpA family protein codes for MRLLKGSFTALLVGSLFFSSCKSSEQASTTTTQEKKGMSKTAKGGIIGAGSGAVLGGIIGKATGNTARGAIIGAAVGGATGAVIGRRMDKQAEELEREMKNAQVERVGEGIKVTFDAGLLFPTNSSTLQASSKTDIAKLAETLKKYPGTNVLVEGHADNTGTDAINQPLSERRAQAVADYAASLGVERSRFQTRGYGSTQPVADNTTAAGRQQNRRVEVAIFASEELKKAAERGEIKY; via the coding sequence ATGAGATTATTAAAAGGATCATTTACAGCGTTATTAGTGGGCAGCTTGTTTTTCTCTTCATGTAAATCAAGTGAACAAGCCAGCACTACCACTACCCAAGAGAAGAAAGGCATGAGCAAAACTGCCAAGGGTGGTATCATTGGTGCCGGTTCTGGAGCCGTACTAGGTGGTATCATTGGTAAAGCCACTGGTAACACTGCCCGTGGAGCCATCATTGGAGCCGCCGTTGGGGGTGCCACCGGGGCCGTGATCGGACGTAGAATGGACAAGCAAGCCGAGGAACTGGAGCGTGAAATGAAAAATGCCCAGGTTGAGCGTGTAGGAGAAGGTATTAAAGTAACCTTTGATGCCGGTCTGCTTTTCCCAACCAACTCTTCAACCCTTCAGGCTTCCTCTAAAACCGACATCGCCAAACTGGCCGAGACCCTGAAGAAATACCCAGGTACTAACGTGCTGGTAGAAGGCCACGCCGATAACACCGGTACAGACGCCATCAACCAACCATTGTCTGAGCGCAGAGCGCAAGCAGTAGCCGATTATGCCGCATCTTTAGGCGTAGAGCGTAGCCGTTTCCAGACCCGCGGTTATGGTTCAACCCAGCCGGTGGCTGATAACACTACTGCCGCTGGTCGTCAGCAGAACCGCCGCGTAGAGGTGGCCATCTTCGCCAGCGAAGAACTGAAAAAAGCCGCTGAGCGCGGTGAGATCAAATACTAG
- a CDS encoding OmpA/MotB family protein, with translation MKKTRFASSASALILGVALLGSCVSSKKYKELEASKNALEQDKAAAQRSLEQANADLRDRDAKLAQYQQQIAQKERILNELRTSVNEALAGFKEQGLTVSIRDGKVYVTMPEKLLFATGSTKVNPNGQSALGKLASAIKTQRDTEIIIEGHTDDVAVAADNVTYKDNWDLSVLRATEITRLLINNGVPPQMVMPAGRGQFSPAAMTRTPEARQSNRRTEIILAPNFEKILKLIQTN, from the coding sequence ATGAAGAAAACACGTTTCGCCTCTTCCGCCTCTGCCTTGATCTTAGGAGTAGCTTTACTTGGTTCTTGTGTCTCATCTAAGAAATACAAAGAGCTGGAAGCAAGCAAAAACGCGCTGGAGCAAGACAAAGCCGCCGCTCAGCGTAGCCTGGAACAAGCCAACGCTGATCTGCGTGACCGTGACGCCAAACTGGCCCAGTACCAGCAGCAGATTGCCCAAAAAGAAAGAATCCTGAACGAGCTGAGAACCTCCGTGAACGAGGCCCTGGCCGGCTTCAAGGAGCAAGGCCTTACGGTTTCCATTAGAGACGGGAAAGTGTACGTGACCATGCCAGAGAAGCTTCTGTTTGCCACCGGTAGCACCAAAGTAAACCCTAACGGACAATCGGCTTTAGGCAAACTGGCCAGCGCCATTAAAACACAGCGTGACACCGAGATCATCATTGAAGGCCACACCGATGACGTAGCCGTGGCTGCCGACAACGTGACCTACAAAGACAACTGGGACCTGAGCGTGCTTCGTGCCACTGAGATTACCCGTCTGCTCATCAACAACGGGGTACCGCCGCAAATGGTGATGCCAGCCGGCCGTGGCCAGTTCAGCCCTGCCGCCATGACCCGTACCCCCGAGGCCCGCCAAAGCAACCGCCGCACCGAGATCATTCTGGCGCCAAACTTTGAGAAAATCCTGAAACTGATCCAGACCAACTAA
- a CDS encoding MBL fold metallo-hydrolase produces MKLTFLGTGGAFDVAYGNSAALVELRGHTILLDCGFTVYPTLRQYSLTDQIEYILLTHLHNDHIGSLATLLLHRRYFNPDNRPTILYPDDDFRDEVYEFLRFQLQKPDKYVDFTPVSEFPGITALDTFGLHADQLQTYAYLFEDTTQRLVFSGDLAKPETLFALLRGMPPKATTVFHDISFSEENVTHTYYKRLIPLSRDYKIYGYHCNPEEAPQDNPFPLAYHQPELMLAAHMQVSAP; encoded by the coding sequence ATGAAACTTACGTTCTTAGGAACAGGTGGGGCTTTTGATGTGGCTTACGGAAACTCGGCTGCCCTGGTAGAACTCAGGGGCCATACCATTCTGTTGGATTGTGGTTTTACCGTCTACCCCACCTTGCGGCAATATAGCCTTACAGATCAGATTGAATATATCCTGCTCACGCACCTGCACAATGACCACATTGGCAGCCTGGCCACGCTGCTGCTGCACCGCCGTTATTTCAACCCGGACAATCGGCCCACTATCCTATACCCAGATGACGACTTCCGGGATGAGGTGTATGAGTTTTTGCGGTTCCAGCTCCAGAAGCCAGATAAGTACGTAGACTTCACGCCCGTGTCTGAGTTCCCGGGCATTACCGCCCTGGACACTTTTGGGCTGCACGCCGACCAGCTGCAAACCTATGCCTACCTGTTTGAGGACACCACCCAGCGCCTGGTTTTTTCGGGGGATCTGGCCAAGCCCGAAACCCTCTTCGCCCTGCTGCGGGGCATGCCGCCCAAGGCCACCACGGTGTTCCATGACATTAGTTTCTCAGAGGAGAACGTGACCCATACCTATTACAAGCGTTTAATTCCCCTGTCAAGGGACTACAAGATTTACGGCTACCACTGCAACCCCGAGGAGGCCCCCCAGGACAATCCCTTCCCGCTGGCCTATCACCAGCCGGAGCTTATGCTGGCGGCCCACATGCAGGTGAGTGCCCCATGA
- a CDS encoding TonB-dependent receptor, whose product MVSLAGFSQVSDSSFFSGKFDKTPLQQALQEIQTKTPVRFYFEPDWLKDITVSGEFAQENVAQVVAVLLSETELEAAWYHTYAVVIFPSRASHPAVVYKDKQGKALPRLLFGLPKNVSDTKKVELRGRLTNAKTNEPLVGATVSVPALAVGDQTDANGNYRLLLPTGEHLVTFKYVGLLPEERQIGLYAAGTLNLPLHQSVVVLNEVEIRGDRPGDSNVNSVQVGANKLNIGVIRKMPAFLGEVDVVKSVLLLPGVSSVGEGSSGFNVRGGGADQNLVLMGQIPIYNPSHLFGFFSVFNPDVVKDLTFYRGGIPARYGGRLSSVLEVQQREGKGGKLTGTGGIGPITSRLALEGPLLSEKTTFLVAGRAAYPNWLLHALKDKRLKEGHATFYDGNASVKHTFSPKDNLTLNGYFSHDAFGFTQDSIYSWENTGVALKHTHTFSDNLQGSLSGVFSKYRFAITDKSLGNASEFSNGIWSGSLKAAFVYDAKRHQFNFGAEATRFGFKPGQFKPTEAGSAINELILPNDQAIEAAAYLSDEFTITQQWTVMLGMRYSLYQNRGAGEVYVYDPTQHRQQRTITDTLRYGAGSAIATYHGLEPRASLKYSFTEANSVKAGYQRMRQYTHLISGAMAVAPLDFWQSSNTYLKPQLADQWSIGYFHNFGGNKIEFSVETYYKKIQNQLDYKEGAELWLNPAVEAELLPGKGRGYGLEMQLSKREGNLTGWISYTYSRSEIQVNGFFKQEKINNGAFYPTNYDKPHNLALVANYQLTRRLGFASNFTFSSGRPTTMPIGLYEMEGNTVPVYGDRNQARIPAYHRLDLSMTIETNHKKDKKWEGRWNISIYNVYARRNAYSVFFRDDAYAVPQAYRLSVVGVPLPSITYDFKF is encoded by the coding sequence TTGGTTTCGCTGGCCGGGTTTTCGCAGGTCTCAGACAGCTCTTTTTTCAGCGGAAAATTTGACAAGACGCCGCTTCAGCAGGCGCTCCAGGAAATTCAGACCAAGACCCCGGTGCGTTTCTATTTTGAGCCAGACTGGTTGAAAGACATTACGGTGAGCGGGGAGTTTGCGCAAGAAAACGTAGCCCAGGTGGTGGCGGTGCTGCTATCAGAAACAGAGCTGGAGGCGGCCTGGTACCATACCTACGCGGTAGTGATCTTTCCTTCCAGGGCCTCGCACCCGGCCGTGGTGTACAAAGACAAACAGGGCAAAGCCTTGCCCCGCCTGCTCTTCGGGTTGCCTAAAAACGTAAGTGACACTAAAAAGGTAGAGCTACGCGGAAGACTTACCAACGCCAAAACCAATGAACCTCTGGTAGGCGCCACGGTCTCTGTGCCCGCCCTGGCGGTGGGTGACCAAACCGATGCCAACGGCAATTACCGCCTGCTCCTGCCTACAGGCGAGCACCTGGTAACCTTTAAATATGTAGGGCTGCTGCCCGAGGAAAGACAGATTGGCCTGTACGCCGCCGGCACCCTGAACCTACCCTTGCACCAGAGTGTGGTTGTCTTGAATGAAGTAGAGATCAGGGGAGACCGGCCCGGCGACAGCAACGTGAACAGCGTGCAGGTAGGGGCCAACAAACTCAACATTGGCGTGATCCGGAAAATGCCCGCTTTTCTGGGGGAGGTGGACGTGGTGAAAAGCGTGCTGCTGCTGCCGGGCGTGAGTTCTGTGGGCGAAGGCTCTTCGGGCTTTAACGTGCGGGGCGGGGGCGCCGACCAGAACCTGGTGCTAATGGGCCAGATCCCTATCTATAATCCTTCCCACTTGTTTGGCTTCTTTTCGGTCTTTAATCCAGATGTGGTCAAGGACCTTACCTTTTACCGGGGCGGTATTCCGGCGCGGTACGGCGGTAGGTTGTCCTCGGTGCTGGAGGTGCAGCAGCGCGAAGGAAAGGGAGGCAAACTTACGGGAACCGGAGGCATAGGCCCTATCACCAGCCGCCTGGCCCTGGAAGGTCCGCTGCTTTCTGAGAAAACTACTTTTCTGGTGGCCGGTCGGGCCGCGTATCCTAACTGGTTACTTCACGCCCTAAAAGACAAGCGGCTAAAGGAAGGCCATGCCACTTTTTATGACGGCAACGCCAGTGTCAAGCACACCTTCAGCCCCAAAGATAACCTTACGTTAAACGGCTATTTCAGCCATGACGCCTTCGGGTTTACCCAAGACAGCATTTACTCCTGGGAGAATACCGGGGTCGCGCTTAAGCACACGCACACGTTCAGTGACAACCTGCAGGGTTCCCTGAGCGGGGTGTTCAGCAAGTACCGGTTTGCCATCACAGACAAAAGCCTGGGCAATGCCTCTGAGTTCAGCAACGGCATCTGGTCGGGGAGTCTGAAGGCGGCGTTTGTCTATGATGCTAAAAGACATCAGTTTAACTTCGGGGCCGAAGCCACCCGTTTTGGCTTTAAACCTGGTCAATTTAAGCCTACCGAAGCGGGATCTGCCATTAATGAACTGATCCTGCCCAATGACCAGGCCATAGAAGCAGCCGCCTACCTGAGCGATGAATTCACCATTACCCAGCAGTGGACGGTCATGCTGGGCATGCGGTATTCCCTGTACCAGAACCGGGGGGCGGGCGAGGTGTACGTGTATGACCCCACCCAGCACCGGCAGCAGCGCACCATCACAGACACCTTGCGTTATGGGGCGGGCAGCGCCATCGCCACGTACCATGGGCTGGAGCCCCGCGCCTCGCTTAAATACAGTTTCACAGAAGCCAACTCGGTGAAAGCGGGGTACCAGCGTATGCGGCAATATACCCATCTCATCTCCGGGGCTATGGCGGTGGCCCCCCTAGACTTCTGGCAGTCCAGCAATACCTACCTCAAGCCCCAGCTCGCTGACCAATGGTCCATAGGCTACTTCCATAACTTTGGCGGCAACAAAATAGAATTCTCCGTTGAGACCTATTACAAGAAAATACAGAACCAACTGGACTACAAAGAAGGCGCCGAGTTGTGGCTGAACCCTGCCGTAGAGGCGGAACTGTTGCCTGGCAAAGGGCGTGGCTACGGTCTGGAAATGCAGCTCTCCAAAAGAGAAGGCAACCTGACCGGATGGATAAGCTATACCTATTCCCGGTCAGAGATACAGGTGAACGGGTTTTTCAAGCAGGAGAAGATCAATAACGGCGCCTTTTACCCCACCAATTATGACAAGCCGCACAACCTGGCCCTGGTTGCAAATTACCAATTGACCAGAAGGCTGGGCTTTGCCTCTAATTTCACGTTCAGCTCTGGCCGGCCTACCACTATGCCTATTGGGTTATATGAAATGGAGGGCAATACCGTGCCTGTTTACGGGGATAGAAACCAGGCCCGCATTCCGGCTTACCACCGCTTAGACCTTTCCATGACCATTGAAACCAACCACAAGAAAGACAAGAAGTGGGAAGGCCGCTGGAACATATCCATCTATAATGTGTATGCCCGGCGCAACGCGTACTCGGTTTTCTTCAGAGATGATGCCTACGCCGTGCCGCAAGCAT
- a CDS encoding DUF2238 domain-containing protein — protein MAFTFATDPEHTHFRKNRLLIAYAIIFGLFWAYTGFHTPDLKNWWLENTLTFTAIILLVVFYKYFRFSDFSYTCIFLFMMLHVYGSQYTYAENPFGFWVKEQLSLERNHYDRLVHFSFGFLLAYPMHELFWRKSRMRPLYTYLLPIDLTISLGAFYELIEWMVADIFFPAQGMAYLGTQGDIWDAQKDIAIAMVGAIITMGVVATAFHEKRK, from the coding sequence ATGGCCTTTACCTTTGCTACAGACCCTGAGCACACCCATTTCCGTAAAAACCGTTTACTTATTGCCTACGCCATCATCTTTGGACTGTTCTGGGCCTATACTGGTTTTCATACCCCAGACCTGAAAAACTGGTGGCTGGAAAACACGCTTACCTTCACGGCCATTATCTTATTGGTGGTCTTCTATAAATATTTCAGGTTCTCAGATTTCAGCTATACCTGCATTTTCCTGTTCATGATGCTGCACGTGTATGGCAGCCAGTACACCTACGCCGAAAACCCCTTCGGTTTCTGGGTGAAGGAACAGCTTAGCCTGGAAAGAAACCACTATGACCGCCTGGTCCACTTCTCGTTTGGTTTTCTGCTGGCCTACCCCATGCATGAACTCTTCTGGCGGAAATCCAGGATGCGCCCCTTGTACACTTACCTGCTGCCCATAGATTTAACCATTAGCCTAGGGGCCTTTTATGAACTCATAGAATGGATGGTGGCCGATATCTTCTTCCCGGCCCAGGGCATGGCCTACCTGGGCACGCAAGGCGATATCTGGGATGCCCAGAAAGACATTGCCATTGCCATGGTGGGGGCCATCATCACCATGGGCGTGGTGGCCACGGCCTTTCATGAAAAACGGAAATAG
- a CDS encoding endonuclease III domain-containing protein, whose product MHSESKELTPAEKLWQIHLRLNDVFGHLSGHPRRDPMRELISTMLSHRTTHAKEEMAYFQMLERFPTWQEVIEAPVEELADALSPAKFPGAKAANIQKALRIIQQGHPDFSLDFLQDLDVPEAMAWLIALPGVGLKTATLVLLFNFHKPVFPVDTHVHRISQRVGIIGATVTHDKAHQIILDMLPKDALVLYNLHRHMLKHGQKICTWSQPKCEVCVLQNLCNYYADVRLKGIDQ is encoded by the coding sequence ATGCACTCCGAAAGCAAGGAACTTACCCCCGCTGAAAAGCTCTGGCAGATTCATCTCAGGCTGAACGATGTGTTTGGCCACCTTTCGGGGCATCCGCGCCGCGACCCCATGCGCGAGCTTATCTCCACCATGCTTTCGCACCGCACCACCCACGCCAAGGAGGAGATGGCGTATTTTCAGATGCTGGAGCGGTTCCCTACCTGGCAAGAGGTCATAGAGGCCCCCGTAGAAGAGCTGGCAGATGCCTTATCGCCGGCCAAGTTTCCCGGGGCCAAGGCGGCCAATATCCAGAAAGCGCTCCGGATCATTCAGCAGGGCCACCCCGATTTTTCCCTGGACTTTCTGCAGGACCTGGACGTGCCCGAGGCCATGGCCTGGCTGATAGCGCTGCCCGGTGTGGGCCTTAAAACCGCCACGCTGGTATTGCTCTTCAACTTCCATAAGCCGGTGTTCCCGGTAGACACGCACGTGCACCGCATCAGTCAGCGGGTAGGCATTATTGGGGCCACCGTGACCCATGACAAGGCCCACCAGATCATCTTAGACATGCTGCCCAAAGACGCGCTGGTCCTGTACAACCTGCACCGCCACATGCTCAAGCACGGCCAGAAGATCTGTACCTGGAGCCAACCCAAATGCGAGGTGTGCGTGCTGCAGAACCTCTGCAATTACTACGCAGACGTGCGCCTGAAAGGGATTGACCAATAG
- a CDS encoding radical SAM protein, which produces MRLIHHPVLANYYVTYRCNAKCSFCDIWEKPSPYIQLEDVRQNLTDLRKLGVNVIDFTGGEPLLHRQIDQFLEVAQELGFITTLTTNGLLYPKWAERLKGKVDMLHFSLDSADKTEHDTGRGVACFDFVLQSIEVAKSLGERPDILFTVFKHNLDQIERVYNEICLPNNLMLLLNPAFEYNQVETGAQLSEAELDYLVTFSKQKWVYMNEAFVKLRKDGGNHVDKPVCKAASTTLVISPENELVLPCYHLGAQTFPIKGKLYDLYKSKEVKELIALEGRLPACEGCTINCYMQPSFAVELNSYWWKALPSTLKYNLRKGTWRKMLS; this is translated from the coding sequence ATGCGCTTAATCCACCACCCAGTTCTGGCCAATTACTACGTGACGTACCGGTGCAATGCCAAGTGCTCCTTCTGTGACATTTGGGAGAAGCCGTCGCCGTACATTCAGCTGGAAGACGTGCGGCAGAACCTCACCGATTTGCGCAAACTGGGGGTGAACGTCATTGATTTTACGGGGGGCGAGCCTTTGCTGCACCGGCAGATTGACCAGTTTCTGGAAGTAGCCCAGGAACTGGGGTTCATAACCACTCTTACCACAAACGGACTGCTCTACCCCAAGTGGGCCGAGCGCCTGAAAGGAAAGGTGGACATGCTTCACTTCTCGCTGGACTCCGCAGATAAAACGGAGCATGACACCGGCCGCGGTGTGGCCTGCTTTGACTTTGTATTGCAATCCATTGAAGTAGCCAAAAGCCTGGGCGAGCGCCCCGATATCCTGTTCACCGTGTTCAAGCACAATCTGGACCAGATAGAACGGGTGTATAACGAGATCTGCCTGCCCAATAACCTCATGCTGCTTTTGAATCCGGCCTTTGAGTACAACCAGGTAGAGACCGGCGCGCAATTGTCTGAAGCCGAACTGGATTACCTGGTCACCTTTAGTAAGCAAAAGTGGGTATACATGAACGAGGCCTTCGTGAAGCTGCGTAAGGATGGGGGTAACCATGTAGATAAGCCGGTGTGCAAGGCTGCCAGCACCACGCTGGTCATCTCCCCGGAGAATGAATTGGTCTTGCCGTGCTACCATTTGGGCGCGCAGACGTTTCCCATTAAGGGTAAACTCTATGACCTTTACAAGTCCAAAGAGGTAAAAGAACTGATCGCTTTAGAAGGCCGCCTGCCGGCCTGCGAGGGCTGCACCATCAACTGTTACATGCAACCCAGCTTTGCGGTGGAGCTGAACAGCTACTGGTGGAAAGCGCTGCCCAGCACCCTCAAATATAACCTTAGAAAAGGCACCTGGAGGAAGATGCTTTCTTAA